One genomic segment of Deltaproteobacteria bacterium includes these proteins:
- the hemE gene encoding uroporphyrinogen decarboxylase has product MGDYRFLKACRREPVDVTPVWIMRQAGRYLPEYQEVRGKNSFLTMCKTPELAARVTIQPVERLGVDAAILFSDILIPVEAMGVPLEFHEGKGPLLGKEIRSQADVDSLAVPDPVEKVPFVMEAIRILRKAFENKVPLIGFSGAPFTLCSYIVEGGTSRNFIKLKTLMYQAPEVYRSLMGKITRTVIAYLKAQIEAGAQAVQIFDTWAGILNPGDYEEYALPYTRQVVEGIRGGNVPIIHFANDCATLLPSIKTLDVDVVAVDWRIPLDVAAVIVGKEAALQGNMDPTMLFHPPEKIDDCVRDVLSRGEAAASHIFNLGHGILPPTNPEHAVAMVEAVHRFGRKS; this is encoded by the coding sequence ATGGGCGATTACAGGTTTCTGAAGGCATGCCGGCGGGAGCCGGTGGACGTCACCCCCGTGTGGATCATGCGACAGGCCGGGAGATACCTTCCGGAATACCAGGAAGTGCGCGGAAAGAACTCGTTCCTCACGATGTGCAAGACTCCCGAGCTCGCGGCCAGGGTGACGATTCAGCCGGTCGAACGGCTCGGGGTGGATGCCGCCATTCTCTTTTCCGACATCCTTATTCCCGTGGAGGCGATGGGAGTGCCGCTGGAATTCCACGAAGGGAAGGGGCCGCTTCTCGGGAAAGAGATCCGGTCGCAGGCGGATGTTGATTCGCTCGCCGTGCCGGATCCGGTCGAGAAAGTCCCCTTCGTGATGGAGGCGATCCGGATCCTGCGGAAGGCGTTCGAAAACAAGGTCCCACTTATAGGATTCTCCGGCGCCCCGTTCACCCTTTGCTCCTACATCGTGGAAGGCGGGACATCGCGCAACTTCATCAAACTCAAGACACTCATGTATCAGGCTCCGGAAGTGTACCGGTCGCTTATGGGGAAGATCACGCGCACGGTGATCGCATATCTGAAAGCCCAGATCGAAGCCGGCGCGCAGGCTGTCCAGATCTTCGACACATGGGCCGGCATCCTGAATCCCGGCGATTACGAAGAGTACGCCCTCCCGTATACCCGGCAGGTGGTCGAGGGGATCCGGGGCGGAAACGTTCCCATCATCCATTTCGCGAACGATTGCGCAACGCTGCTGCCTTCGATCAAGACGCTTGACGTGGACGTGGTCGCCGTCGACTGGCGCATCCCTCTGGACGTCGCGGCCGTCATCGTAGGAAAGGAAGCCGCGCTGCAGGGAAACATGGACCCGACGATGCTTTTCCATCCGCCGGAGAAAATCGACGATTGCGTGAGAGACGTCCTTTCTCGGGGGGAAGCGGCTGCATCCCACATCTTCAACCTCGGTCACGGGATACTGCCGCCCACCAATCCGGAGCACGCCGTCGCCATGGTCGAGGCGGTCCACCGGTTCGGCAGGAAATCGTAA
- the hemG gene encoding protoporphyrinogen oxidase gives MARIAIIGAGISGLCTAHFLVKILSAEKREAEILIFEAEDVPGGKMRTIRENGFAMEWGPNGFLTNKPYSLELVKELGMENRLARSSDLARKRFIFSGGRLHRLPETPQAFFASGLLSLPGRLRILGEPFAPPPPVDVDESLGDFARRRLGTEALEKLLDPMVTGIFAGDPDRMSLRSCFPVIHDLERKYGGLVKGMISLQRERKKAGEKREMSAGPGGVLMSFDTGAQAIVDVLADRLADGLHTGVSAQSVKVRDGKFLLSIVERGQRGELDTDALVMATPAYSAAAALGPLDPSLAEALTAIPYSPISVVALGYEQDRLENPLDGFGFLIPRGEKRKILGALWDSSVFPNRAPQGKALIRAMVGGVRNPELAELPGEELIALTRSELAVTMEISADPILSRAFFHEKGIPQYLVGHGKLLDRIDARLAAFPGLYLNSNAYRGIALNDCVLQSRLTAERIARDLYSAKA, from the coding sequence ATGGCGCGCATAGCAATCATCGGGGCGGGCATATCGGGCCTATGCACCGCCCATTTTCTCGTAAAGATCCTTTCCGCCGAAAAACGGGAGGCGGAGATTCTTATCTTCGAGGCCGAAGATGTTCCGGGCGGGAAGATGCGCACCATTCGCGAAAACGGGTTCGCGATGGAATGGGGGCCCAACGGCTTCCTCACCAACAAGCCGTACTCCCTGGAACTCGTGAAGGAGCTGGGGATGGAAAACCGGCTCGCCCGTTCGTCGGACCTGGCGAGGAAGCGCTTCATCTTTTCGGGCGGCAGGCTTCACCGCCTCCCCGAGACTCCACAAGCGTTCTTCGCCTCCGGACTTCTCTCCCTGCCGGGACGGTTGCGGATCCTGGGAGAACCGTTCGCCCCGCCTCCTCCCGTTGACGTTGACGAGTCGCTGGGGGATTTCGCACGGCGGCGGCTGGGGACGGAGGCGCTCGAAAAACTGCTCGATCCGATGGTGACCGGAATCTTCGCGGGGGACCCGGACAGGATGTCGCTTCGAAGCTGCTTCCCCGTGATTCACGACCTGGAACGGAAATACGGCGGGCTCGTAAAGGGAATGATCTCCCTTCAACGGGAACGGAAAAAGGCAGGGGAGAAGCGGGAGATGTCGGCGGGGCCGGGCGGCGTCCTCATGTCGTTCGACACCGGGGCCCAGGCGATCGTCGACGTCCTTGCCGACCGCCTCGCCGACGGGCTGCACACGGGCGTCTCCGCACAAAGCGTGAAGGTACGCGACGGGAAGTTCCTGCTTTCCATCGTCGAAAGGGGGCAGCGCGGGGAACTCGACACCGATGCACTGGTGATGGCGACGCCCGCATACTCCGCCGCGGCGGCGCTTGGGCCGCTCGATCCCTCCCTTGCGGAAGCTTTGACCGCCATCCCATATTCGCCGATTTCGGTGGTGGCCCTGGGTTATGAACAGGACAGGCTCGAAAATCCGCTGGACGGCTTCGGTTTCCTTATCCCGAGGGGGGAGAAACGGAAGATACTGGGCGCCCTTTGGGACTCCAGCGTCTTTCCGAACCGCGCACCTCAGGGGAAAGCGCTGATACGTGCGATGGTCGGCGGGGTGCGGAACCCCGAGCTCGCCGAGCTTCCCGGCGAGGAGCTGATCGCGCTCACCCGGTCGGAGCTCGCCGTGACTATGGAGATCTCCGCAGACCCGATTCTCTCCCGCGCCTTCTTCCACGAAAAGGGGATTCCGCAATATCTCGTCGGGCACGGTAAGCTCCTGGACCGCATCGACGCACGTCTGGCCGCCTTTCCCGGACTTTACCTTAACAGCAACGCCTACCGGGGGATCGCGCTGAACGATTGCGTCCTGCAATCCCGGCTCACCGCCGAGCGGATCGCAAGGGATCTTTACTCCGCCAAGGCGTAA
- the hemH gene encoding ferrochelatase has product MPLASSPPLTGVVLLNMGGPDSLSAVRPFLARLFSDRDLIRLPLAPVSQPLFAWIVSGIRARKVKRYYEEIGGSSPIGTFTELQRAALEEALRTTAGNFRVYVGMRYWYPLSKHAVLEMKEDGVARAIALPLYPQYFSATTGSSLKDLAAWTRWAGASFPVREIRSYPDHPGYIAALSEKIEETLSGTGPVGRHLLFSAHGIPKSFADEGDPYPSEVERTVAAAMRNFPGIPHSISYQSRAGRAQWLEPDTVSEVVRLGREGVRTLVVVPVSFVSDHIETLHELDIRLKSTALSSGIGTFLRVPSLNDSPAFIGALKDIVLSAAAEG; this is encoded by the coding sequence ATGCCCCTTGCGTCATCGCCGCCGCTCACAGGCGTCGTGCTGCTTAACATGGGGGGGCCGGACAGTCTCTCCGCCGTCCGGCCGTTCCTTGCGAGACTATTCTCCGACCGGGACCTTATCCGTCTCCCGCTCGCTCCGGTTTCCCAACCGCTGTTCGCGTGGATCGTCTCCGGGATTCGCGCGAGAAAGGTGAAGCGATATTACGAGGAGATCGGCGGAAGCTCTCCCATAGGGACCTTCACGGAACTACAGCGGGCGGCGCTCGAAGAGGCTTTGCGGACGACGGCGGGAAATTTCCGCGTCTACGTGGGAATGCGCTACTGGTATCCCCTTTCCAAACACGCGGTGCTGGAAATGAAGGAGGACGGTGTCGCGCGTGCGATCGCTCTCCCTTTGTACCCGCAATATTTCTCTGCGACCACGGGGTCGAGCTTGAAAGACCTGGCGGCGTGGACGCGTTGGGCCGGTGCTTCCTTCCCCGTCCGGGAAATCCGGTCCTACCCGGACCATCCGGGATATATCGCCGCATTGTCGGAAAAGATCGAGGAGACGCTTTCGGGCACCGGTCCGGTGGGAAGGCACCTCCTGTTCAGCGCGCACGGAATACCGAAATCGTTCGCGGACGAGGGGGATCCATACCCATCGGAAGTGGAGCGGACGGTCGCGGCGGCGATGCGCAACTTTCCGGGCATCCCCCATTCCATCTCTTACCAGAGCCGGGCCGGGCGGGCGCAGTGGCTGGAGCCGGACACCGTTTCCGAAGTAGTGCGGCTGGGACGGGAAGGAGTCCGCACGCTGGTCGTCGTCCCCGTAAGTTTCGTCTCGGATCATATCGAGACGCTCCATGAGCTCGACATTCGGCTGAAAAGCACGGCGCTCTCTTCCGGCATCGGCACTTTTTTACGGGTTCCGTCGTTGAACGACTCACCCGCGTTCATCGGGGCCTTGAAGGATATCGTCCTTTCCGCCGCGGCGGAAGGGTAG
- the pabB gene encoding aminodeoxychorismate synthase component I, protein MKPIAAFVPISGSTGSILLETQRPDVRERYSYILSAPQKILTSSRMEDVVPAVEEAAAWQAGGFPVAGYLSYEAGYALEEALASEGQASYPFPLLWFGVYPGFLRFDHLSGRWEAGGPSPPDLPATCSDTALPEPFHGSLDPRFSLPEKEYIRKVEEIRSSIARGEVYQANLTGKFAFRFSGDPFSLYLRLRAAQPVPYGAFLRTENSCVVSQSPELFFRVRGGKIETRPMKGTAPRGLTETEDRKAARALREDPKNRAENVMIVDLLRNDLGKVCKTGTVRVSRLFEVQRYRTVLQMVSTVTGKLPGHATFPNLLRALFPCGSVTGAPKISSMRLLRRLEPTPRGIYTGAIGMLMPNGDMAFSVAIRTVTVEDGRAEAGAGGGIVWDSEPHEELREAHQKCRYLAEPPIDFELIETLLWSPEWGFRFLTEHLQRLTSSARYFGFRFSGQAVLARMEASIKGRDRAARVRLLLRRDGGASVSLSPVPARRTSAVPYRIKLSEVTVSSRDPFVRHKTTNRRWRDDELRKAKEEGFDEVLFLNERGELTEGAITNLFAEISGKICTPPASCGLLEGVFRRRILSDRTLRAAERVLFPEDLQKAERIFLTNSVRGIVPAAGFPSAASASLSSPTRRSAKQV, encoded by the coding sequence GTGAAGCCGATCGCGGCGTTCGTCCCTATATCGGGATCTACCGGTTCGATCCTGCTGGAAACGCAGCGCCCGGATGTGCGCGAGCGGTATTCCTACATTCTGAGCGCACCGCAAAAAATATTGACCTCATCCCGCATGGAAGACGTCGTGCCCGCCGTCGAAGAAGCCGCGGCATGGCAGGCCGGGGGCTTCCCCGTCGCCGGCTACCTGTCCTACGAAGCGGGGTATGCGCTGGAGGAGGCCCTGGCTTCCGAAGGACAAGCTTCCTATCCATTTCCGCTGCTGTGGTTCGGCGTATATCCGGGTTTCCTGAGATTCGATCACCTGAGCGGAAGATGGGAAGCGGGGGGTCCGTCACCCCCGGATTTGCCCGCAACATGCAGCGACACGGCGCTGCCGGAGCCTTTCCATGGATCTCTCGATCCCCGTTTCTCCCTCCCGGAGAAGGAATATATCCGTAAAGTGGAAGAGATTCGGAGTTCCATCGCAAGGGGAGAAGTGTACCAGGCGAACCTGACGGGAAAGTTCGCTTTCCGGTTCTCCGGCGATCCGTTTTCACTTTACCTGAGACTGCGCGCCGCGCAGCCTGTGCCGTACGGCGCATTCCTCCGCACGGAAAATTCCTGCGTCGTCTCCCAGTCGCCGGAGCTTTTTTTCCGTGTCCGGGGAGGAAAAATCGAAACCCGTCCCATGAAGGGGACCGCCCCGCGCGGGCTGACGGAAACCGAGGACCGCAAGGCGGCGCGTGCACTCCGGGAGGACCCGAAGAACCGGGCCGAGAACGTGATGATCGTCGACCTGTTGCGGAACGACCTCGGAAAGGTGTGCAAGACCGGAACCGTCCGCGTTTCCCGCCTGTTCGAGGTGCAGCGGTATCGTACCGTTCTCCAGATGGTCTCCACGGTCACGGGGAAGCTGCCAGGACATGCAACGTTCCCGAACTTGCTGCGCGCCCTGTTTCCCTGCGGCTCGGTCACCGGAGCGCCGAAGATCTCCTCGATGCGGTTGCTGCGGCGTCTTGAGCCGACGCCACGCGGGATCTACACCGGCGCGATCGGAATGCTTATGCCGAACGGCGATATGGCGTTTTCCGTGGCGATCCGCACGGTGACGGTGGAAGACGGACGGGCGGAGGCGGGGGCTGGAGGAGGGATAGTCTGGGACTCGGAACCGCACGAAGAGCTGCGTGAGGCGCACCAGAAATGCCGCTACCTCGCGGAGCCGCCAATCGATTTCGAGCTGATCGAAACTCTCCTCTGGTCCCCGGAGTGGGGATTCCGGTTCCTCACCGAACACTTGCAGCGGCTGACCTCTTCGGCAAGGTATTTCGGATTCCGTTTCAGCGGACAGGCCGTCCTCGCGCGGATGGAAGCGTCCATAAAAGGCCGCGACCGGGCGGCGAGAGTCCGCCTCCTGCTCCGGCGTGACGGAGGAGCGAGCGTAAGCCTGTCTCCCGTTCCGGCACGAAGGACCTCGGCAGTTCCCTATCGGATCAAACTATCGGAAGTTACCGTCTCCTCCCGTGATCCGTTCGTACGGCACAAGACGACCAATCGCCGATGGAGAGACGACGAACTGCGGAAAGCGAAGGAAGAAGGGTTTGACGAAGTGCTGTTCCTGAACGAACGGGGGGAGCTGACGGAAGGAGCGATCACCAATCTCTTCGCGGAAATCTCCGGAAAGATCTGCACACCGCCTGCCTCTTGCGGCCTGCTGGAAGGGGTTTTCCGCCGCCGGATTCTTTCAGACCGGACGCTTCGGGCCGCCGAGCGGGTTCTCTTCCCGGAGGACTTGCAGAAAGCGGAAAGGATATTCCTGACCAACTCCGTGCGGGGAATCGTTCCGGCCGCCGGATTCCCTTCCGCCGCTTCCGCTTCCCTCTCTTCCCCTACACGCCGTTCGGCGAAACAAGTATAA
- a CDS encoding 4Fe-4S binding protein: MAHLGNGQGVYGRLQKRLDAYPIGAPPAPALYEILKRLFSGKEAFVASRMPVGFVDLKGIARRTRMKEAELLPLLETMAGKGLVMDFTRDGKTRYILSPTLLGFFEFAFMRVREDIPQKELAHFMVEYVHEAPDFVRSIFAGKVQPGRALVHETTVGTEDLPRVLDHDRAAHLISEARLCAVSLCYCRHVMEHEGKSCGKPMEVCTTFNGGADFLVRRGLARKISREEATDIFAATREAGLVHIVDNVKKKPAFVCHCCGCCCGMLSAINRFKVFGAVVTSPFLAAIDGEKCAGCGLCAKRCPIGAISIEGTGHQAKVSVDKRACLGCGVCKPACAKDALRMAPRKEKILVPEDAWHRTVLMAIERGKYQNFIFGELDRLDHAALRAVTRILISLPPVKKALLAKQVDSQYLQALLD, encoded by the coding sequence ATGGCGCATCTCGGAAACGGGCAAGGAGTGTACGGCAGGCTTCAAAAACGGCTCGACGCTTATCCGATCGGCGCACCGCCCGCCCCGGCGCTTTACGAAATCCTCAAGCGGCTCTTTTCCGGTAAGGAGGCGTTCGTCGCCTCCAGGATGCCGGTAGGGTTCGTGGACCTGAAAGGAATCGCAAGGCGAACAAGGATGAAGGAGGCGGAGCTTCTTCCCCTGCTGGAAACGATGGCGGGAAAAGGGCTCGTAATGGACTTCACCCGCGACGGAAAGACGCGATACATCCTGTCCCCGACGCTTCTCGGTTTCTTCGAGTTCGCCTTCATGCGGGTCCGCGAAGACATCCCCCAGAAGGAACTGGCGCATTTCATGGTGGAGTACGTCCACGAAGCGCCGGATTTCGTCCGGTCGATCTTCGCGGGGAAGGTGCAGCCCGGCCGGGCGCTTGTCCATGAAACAACGGTCGGGACGGAAGACCTGCCTCGCGTACTGGATCACGATCGCGCGGCTCATCTCATCAGCGAAGCGAGGCTCTGCGCCGTCTCTCTTTGCTACTGCCGGCACGTGATGGAGCATGAGGGTAAATCGTGCGGGAAGCCGATGGAGGTCTGCACGACCTTCAACGGCGGCGCCGATTTCCTGGTCCGGCGCGGGCTCGCCCGGAAGATTTCCAGGGAAGAGGCGACCGATATCTTCGCGGCGACGCGGGAAGCCGGGCTGGTCCACATCGTCGACAACGTGAAGAAGAAGCCCGCCTTCGTCTGCCACTGCTGCGGCTGCTGCTGCGGGATGCTTTCCGCGATCAACCGGTTCAAGGTCTTCGGGGCGGTGGTGACTTCCCCCTTTCTCGCGGCCATCGACGGGGAGAAATGCGCCGGTTGCGGGCTATGCGCGAAGCGGTGCCCGATCGGGGCGATCTCTATAGAGGGTACGGGACACCAGGCGAAGGTTTCCGTGGACAAGCGGGCCTGCCTGGGGTGCGGCGTGTGCAAGCCGGCGTGCGCGAAGGATGCGCTACGGATGGCCCCCCGGAAGGAAAAAATCCTCGTGCCCGAGGACGCCTGGCACCGGACGGTCCTCATGGCGATCGAACGCGGGAAGTATCAGAATTTCATTTTCGGCGAACTCGATCGCCTCGATCACGCCGCCCTGCGGGCCGTAACCCGTATCCTCATCTCCCTGCCGCCCGTCAAGAAAGCGCTCCTCGCGAAGCAGGTCGACTCGCAATACCTCCAGGCGCTTCTGGACTAA
- a CDS encoding radical SAM protein, with the protein MRRKGPRKAPQSREAWESLVSCTFEFLPRTGIRYPGLLCFDYNSKVIYQVPLGVFCVTALYLWKGYILAKEEFIPKWIAWEVTGRCNLNCIHCRAASSMFSHDTDFTTDEAKKLIDDITSFCSPVLVLSGGEPLLRKDLFEIAKYGTEKGLRMCIATNGVLVTDEVCEKMKEAGIKMVSLSLDGSTAAVHDDFRKQQGAFEATLKAAETFRRNDVPFLVNSSFAKRNQHDIAATYKLAKEIGAKAWYMFMIVPTGRGKEIMDELISKEDYEKILEWHYQMEKDETDLLVRPTCAPHYYRVRLQKMKEEGHRFSPRSLTFSTGGGKGCICAQTIAFIDSKGNVQPCSYFPVVAGNVKKQSFKEIWDHSELFESLRAFEKYKGRCGECEYLNVCGGCRARADAVLEDYLEEEPFCGYVPLKTRKRLSETVAAVKQPAEK; encoded by the coding sequence ATGCGAAGGAAAGGGCCGCGCAAAGCACCGCAGTCGCGAGAAGCATGGGAATCGCTCGTTTCATGCACATTTGAGTTCCTCCCGCGGACGGGAATTCGATATCCGGGTCTTTTATGCTTCGATTATAATAGTAAGGTTATCTATCAGGTGCCATTGGGCGTTTTCTGCGTTACCGCCCTTTATCTATGGAAAGGATACATCTTGGCCAAGGAAGAATTCATCCCGAAATGGATCGCCTGGGAAGTCACCGGGCGTTGCAACCTCAACTGCATACATTGCCGCGCCGCTTCTTCCATGTTCTCGCATGACACCGATTTCACGACGGATGAAGCGAAGAAGCTCATCGACGACATAACCTCCTTCTGCAGCCCCGTTCTCGTGCTTTCGGGAGGGGAACCGCTCCTTCGCAAGGACCTCTTCGAGATCGCCAAATACGGGACCGAAAAAGGCTTGCGCATGTGCATCGCCACGAACGGGGTCCTGGTTACCGACGAGGTATGCGAAAAGATGAAGGAGGCCGGGATAAAGATGGTTTCCCTGTCCCTGGACGGGTCGACGGCCGCCGTCCACGACGACTTCAGGAAGCAGCAGGGCGCGTTCGAAGCGACACTGAAAGCCGCGGAAACTTTCCGGCGGAACGATGTCCCGTTCCTTGTCAACTCCTCCTTCGCGAAGCGCAATCAGCACGACATCGCCGCCACGTACAAGCTGGCCAAGGAAATCGGCGCCAAGGCGTGGTACATGTTCATGATCGTCCCCACCGGGCGGGGGAAGGAGATCATGGACGAGCTGATCAGCAAGGAAGATTACGAGAAGATTTTGGAATGGCACTATCAGATGGAGAAGGACGAGACGGACCTGCTCGTGCGGCCCACGTGCGCTCCGCACTATTACCGGGTGCGCCTGCAGAAAATGAAAGAGGAGGGGCATCGCTTCTCCCCGAGGTCGCTCACATTTTCGACCGGCGGCGGAAAGGGATGCATCTGCGCGCAAACGATCGCCTTCATCGACTCGAAGGGGAACGTCCAGCCCTGCTCCTATTTCCCGGTCGTCGCGGGGAACGTCAAGAAGCAGTCGTTCAAGGAGATCTGGGACCATTCCGAGTTGTTCGAGTCGCTGCGCGCCTTCGAAAAGTACAAGGGGCGGTGCGGCGAGTGCGAGTACCTGAACGTCTGCGGCGGCTGCCGCGCGCGCGCCGACGCGGTGCTGGAGGACTATCTCGAGGAGGAGCCGTTCTGCGGCTACGTCCCGCTCAAAACGCGGAAGCGCCTCTCCGAAACCGTCGCCGCCGTCAAGCAGCCCGCGGAGAAATAA